One Leptospira levettii genomic window carries:
- a CDS encoding TPM domain-containing protein, translated as MEDSARVLTDTSTIDSMINAEESSSGLEIAVVTLPTIGSYVPKDFAVALFNHWKIGKKGKDNGILILHVIDQRRVEIEIGYGLEGDLPDATVKRIIDTYTIPSFKEDNFQKGHVETVAALIQKLKHSEIAVENLISQQEESTIPSDGSSDPTENVDNSAVTRTNLYDYQGKKFTDLTLEEKQILEQTIDTYNTTSNFFLTDEESRLLNEKYEETERIEKEESFHFKSTFVLGYLGLFIFLNLLQRLIVWILPSPTAKYHIVHKTDFILYYGIVISPLILVITTLSLYLGEALFPVSIFLIIASIIVYFLFLGDHRMKKLNMRLQAIRNIPRKCEKCGSIMTKLSEEADNKHLSDGQISEEVVNSVDYDVWICQSCHNHSILKFRNIDPEYIYKGTSFPKIKVCPECKFETFVCKSSRVLSEATYSSSGKVEVRRNCAHCKHHEIEYETIPKKQKSSSGSGGGGGGGREGKSKL; from the coding sequence ATCGAAGATAGTGCCAGAGTCCTAACAGATACTTCTACCATCGACAGTATGATCAACGCAGAGGAAAGTTCATCTGGGCTGGAAATTGCAGTCGTAACACTACCAACAATCGGTAGTTATGTGCCAAAAGATTTTGCAGTGGCACTCTTCAACCATTGGAAAATTGGGAAAAAAGGGAAAGACAATGGAATTTTGATTTTACACGTCATCGACCAAAGGAGAGTCGAAATTGAAATTGGATATGGACTTGAAGGTGACCTCCCTGATGCGACTGTCAAAAGGATCATTGATACTTATACAATTCCTTCTTTTAAAGAAGACAACTTCCAAAAAGGTCATGTCGAGACTGTTGCAGCATTGATCCAAAAGCTCAAACACTCAGAAATCGCTGTTGAAAATTTAATCTCTCAACAAGAGGAAAGCACCATTCCTTCTGATGGAAGTTCTGATCCAACCGAGAACGTTGATAACAGTGCAGTAACACGCACAAATTTATATGATTACCAAGGAAAAAAATTTACCGACCTCACCTTAGAAGAAAAACAAATATTAGAACAGACGATAGACACATACAATACAACTTCTAATTTCTTTCTCACTGATGAAGAATCGAGACTTTTAAATGAAAAATATGAAGAAACAGAAAGAATTGAAAAAGAAGAATCCTTTCATTTTAAATCAACTTTTGTTCTTGGGTATTTGGGTCTTTTCATTTTTTTAAATCTATTACAACGACTCATCGTTTGGATTTTGCCATCTCCCACTGCCAAATACCACATCGTTCACAAAACAGATTTTATCCTCTACTATGGAATTGTCATTAGCCCACTGATTTTAGTCATCACAACCCTATCCCTTTATCTTGGAGAGGCTCTCTTTCCTGTTTCTATCTTTCTCATCATCGCGAGTATCATTGTTTACTTTCTCTTCCTTGGCGACCATCGAATGAAAAAGTTAAACATGCGATTACAAGCGATTCGAAATATTCCGAGAAAATGTGAAAAATGTGGATCCATCATGACTAAACTTTCAGAAGAAGCAGATAACAAACATTTGTCGGATGGCCAAATCTCGGAAGAAGTTGTCAACTCTGTTGACTATGATGTTTGGATTTGCCAATCTTGTCACAATCACTCCATCTTAAAATTTCGTAACATCGATCCAGAATACATTTACAAAGGCACTTCGTTTCCTAAAATCAAAGTTTGTCCAGAATGTAAATTTGAAACCTTCGTTTGTAAATCCAGCCGTGTCTTATCAGAAGCAACTTACAGTAGTTCGGGGAAAGTGGAAGTCCGACGAAATTGTGCCCATTGCAAACACCATGAAATTGAATATGAAACCATTCCCAAAAAACAAAAGAGTAGTTCTGGCTCCGGTGGTGGAGGGGGTGGAGGCAGAGAAGGAAAATCGAAACTGTAG